Proteins from one Telopea speciosissima isolate NSW1024214 ecotype Mountain lineage chromosome 1, Tspe_v1, whole genome shotgun sequence genomic window:
- the LOC122648884 gene encoding protein ELC-like, protein MASPPPVHAGGAAAQNAQYIQQFLSNVLSQRGPSALPYAEDVKWLIRQHLLALVENYPGLQPKTATFTHNDGRTVNLLQAEGTIPMVYGGVVYNIPVVIWLMESYPRHPSCVYVTPTRDMIIKRPHSHVNPSGLVAHPYLQNWIYPSSNLVDLVRNLCHLFGRDPPLYSRPQRPNPNSSPSPTPPSPSPSHSLSENSNSSSSSSISRPGIPPRGYSSSSSPYGGRFPPSPQQHRPPTQTTTEDAAEVYRRNSINKLMEKLHDDAEALRKGREAEMEGLFNLQAVLRQRDDHLSKELRKFQGETEGLEQQLQMILMDTDLLESWLRENEGRVSKAKSLEVEEILEPCDALSKQMLESTASDLAIEDVVYSLDKAVQEGSIPFDQYLRSIRSLSREQFFHRAMASKVRSAQMQAQVSSMAARASQYM, encoded by the coding sequence ATGGCTTCTCCACCCCCAGTCCATGCCGGCGGAGCAGCAGCGCAAAACGCCCAATACATCCAACAGTTCCTAAGCAACGTTCTCTCCCAGCGAGGCCCCTCGGCGCTGCCATACGCGGAGGACGTGAAATGGCTGATCCGCCAACATCTCCTCGCTCTTGTCGAGAATTACCCGGGCCTGCAACCCAAGACCGCCACCTTCACCCACAACGATGGCAGGACCGTCAACCTCCTCCAGGCTGAGGGTACCATTCCCATGGTCTACGGAGGCGTCGTGTACAACATACCCGTTGTCATCTGGCTCATGGAGTCCTACCCTCGTCACCCTTCCTGCGTCTATGTGACCCCAACTCGCGACATGATCATCAAACGCCCTCATTCTCATGTAAACCCTTCCGGGTTGGTCGCTCATCCTTATCTTCAGAACTGGATTTACCCTAGCTCCAACCTTGTTGATTTGGTCCGTAATCTCTGTCATCTCTTCGGCCGCGATCCTCCTCTCTATTCTCGCCCCCAACGGCCCAACCCTAATTCTAGCCCTAGCCCCactcccccttctccttctccttctcataGCCTCAGTGAGAATTCGAATTCTTCTTCATCGTCGTCCATTAGTCGCCCTGGTATTCCACCAAGAGGTTACTCTTCTTCGTCATCTCCCTATGGCGGTCGGTTTCCGCCGTCTCCCCAGCAGCATCGACCGCCTACACAGACGACGACGGAAGATGCTGCCGAGGTGTACCGGAGGAATTCGATCAACAAGCTTATGGAGAAGTTACATGATGATGCCGAAGCGTTGAGGAAGGGTAGAGAGGCCGAGATGGAAGGCCTTTTTAATTTGCAGGCTGTTTTGCGGCAAAGAGACGATCATCTCTCCAAGGAGTTGAGGAAGTTTCAGGGGGAGACAGAGGGTTTGGAGCAGCAATTGCAAATGATTCTTATGGATACGGATCTTCTGGAGTCGTGGTTGAGGGAGAACGAGGGAAGGGTGAGTAAGGCGAAAAGTTTGGAGGTTGAAGAGATTTTGGAGCCTTGTGATGCGCTTTCCAAGCAGATGCTTGAGTCTACTGCGTCCGATTTGGCTATAGAGGATGTGGTGTATTCCCTGGACAAAGCGGTGCAGGAAGGATCAATACCTTTCGATCAGTATTTGAGGAGCATTAGGTCACTCTCGCGCGAGCAGTTCTTCCACCGTGCCATGGCTTCCAAGGTTAGGTCTGCGCAGATGCAGGCTCAGGTTTCTAGTATGGCAGCTCGGGCATCACAGTATATGTGA